The following coding sequences are from one Melanotaenia boesemani isolate fMelBoe1 chromosome 17, fMelBoe1.pri, whole genome shotgun sequence window:
- the dync1li1 gene encoding cytoplasmic dynein 1 light intermediate chain 1 isoform X2, protein MLIRHTAYTVDISIVNPWSAILSEVSTHSRSKLPSGRNVLVMGEVGSGKSTLVTKLQGVEEYMKGRGLEYFYFSVHDDDIDDQTRCNVWVLDGDLYHKGLQGVAVPVDSIENTLLLITIDMSRPWNALDSLQKWAAVAREHIDKLRVAPEKLRDLEHKIVKQFQEYTEPGSGEDGTPQRRSEEEESVLLPLGDNTLTHNLGIPVVVVCTKCDAISTLEKEYDYRDEHLDFIQSHIRHFCLQYGASLLYTSVKEMKNLDILYKYLVHRLYGFPFHCPALVVERDAIFIPSGWDNEKKIAILHENFQTVKADDTYEEVIIKPPVRKIVHEKEIQAEDDQVFLVKLQSLLAKQPAVTAGRPVDTTSRAPTGSPRTSNRSAAANVANAMPQSGQTSEGVLANFFNSLLTKKAGTGGPGTPGGGNNTPGTVRKSGSKLGLTDVQADLDRISNRETDSDLSNANETPATDGQDT, encoded by the exons atgttaattcGACATACAGCATATACAGTTGATATTTCCATAGTGAATCCATG gtcCGCCATCCTGAGTGAAGTGTCTACCCATTCAAGATCAAAGCTACCGTCTGGGAGAAATGTCCTGGTCATGG GTGAGGTGGGCTCAGGGAAGAGCACCCTGGTTACAAAGCTACAGGGGGTTGAGGAGTACATGAAAGGGCGTGGCCTGGAATATTTCTATTTCAGTGTCCATGACGATGACATTGATG ACCAAACAAGATGTAACGTGTGGGTGTTGGACGGAGACCTTTACCATAAAGGTCTTCAGGGAGTAGCCGTTCCAGTGGACTCTATTGAAAACACGTTGCTATTGATAACGATTGACATGTCACGGCCGTGGAACGCCCTGGACTCCCTCCAGAAGTGGGCCGCCGTTGCTAGGGAGCACATTGACAAACTCCGAGTTGCGCCAGAAAAGCTGCGGGACCTGGAACACAAAA ttgTAAAACAGTTCCAGGAGTACACAGAACCGGGCAGTGGGGAGGACGGCACACCACAGAGAAGGAGTGAAGAAGAAGAGAGTGTGCTGCTGCCATTAGGAGAcaacacacttacacacaaccTGGGAATACCAGTGGTGGTTGTCTGCACTAag TGTGACGCTATCAGCACACTGGAGAAGGAGTACGACTACAGAGACGAACACCTGGACTTCATCCAGTCCCACATCAGACATTTCTGTCTGCAAT ATGGGGCCTCTCTGCTTTACACATCAGTGAAGGAGATGAAGAACTTGGACATCCTGTACAAATATCTTGTCCACAGACTCTACGGTTTTCCCTTCCACTGCCCGGCTCTCGTGGTGGAAAGAGATGCCATCTTCAT TCCGTCAGGCTGGGACAATGAGAAAAAGATTGCCATACTTCACGAGAACTTCCAGACAGTAAAAGCAGACGACACTTATGAGGAAGTAATAATCAAACCACCAGTTAGAAAG ATTGTTCATGAAAAGGAGATTCAGGCAGAAGATGACCAAGTTTTTCTCGTAAAGCTGCAG TCGCTGCTTGCCAAACAACCCGCTGTCACAGCAGGGCGGCCAGTG GACACCACCAGCAGGGCACCCACAGGCTCCCCAAGGACGAGTAATCGCTCTGCAGCGGCCAATGTAGCAAATGCCATGCCTCAGTCAG GTCAGACCAGTGAGGGTGTGCTGGCCAACTTCTTCAACAGTCTACTGACAAAGAAAGCGGGCACAGGGGGGCCCGGGACACCAGGTGGTGGTAACAACACTCCAGGAACTGTACGGAAGTCAG GTTCCAAGCTGGGCCTGACTGACGTCCAGGCAGACCTGGATCGCATATCCAACCGGGAGACGGACTCAGACTTGTCCAATGCCAACGAGACCCCTGCCACTGACGGCCAGGACACATGA
- the dync1li1 gene encoding cytoplasmic dynein 1 light intermediate chain 1 isoform X3 codes for MDRHSQMSAILSEVSTHSRSKLPSGRNVLVMGEVGSGKSTLVTKLQGVEEYMKGRGLEYFYFSVHDDDIDDQTRCNVWVLDGDLYHKGLQGVAVPVDSIENTLLLITIDMSRPWNALDSLQKWAAVAREHIDKLRVAPEKLRDLEHKIVKQFQEYTEPGSGEDGTPQRRSEEEESVLLPLGDNTLTHNLGIPVVVVCTKCDAISTLEKEYDYRDEHLDFIQSHIRHFCLQYGASLLYTSVKEMKNLDILYKYLVHRLYGFPFHCPALVVERDAIFIPSGWDNEKKIAILHENFQTVKADDTYEEVIIKPPVRKIVHEKEIQAEDDQVFLVKLQSLLAKQPAVTAGRPVDTTSRAPTGSPRTSNRSAAANVANAMPQSGQTSEGVLANFFNSLLTKKAGTGGPGTPGGGNNTPGTVRKSGSKLGLTDVQADLDRISNRETDSDLSNANETPATDGQDT; via the exons ATGGATCGACACAGCCAAAT gtcCGCCATCCTGAGTGAAGTGTCTACCCATTCAAGATCAAAGCTACCGTCTGGGAGAAATGTCCTGGTCATGG GTGAGGTGGGCTCAGGGAAGAGCACCCTGGTTACAAAGCTACAGGGGGTTGAGGAGTACATGAAAGGGCGTGGCCTGGAATATTTCTATTTCAGTGTCCATGACGATGACATTGATG ACCAAACAAGATGTAACGTGTGGGTGTTGGACGGAGACCTTTACCATAAAGGTCTTCAGGGAGTAGCCGTTCCAGTGGACTCTATTGAAAACACGTTGCTATTGATAACGATTGACATGTCACGGCCGTGGAACGCCCTGGACTCCCTCCAGAAGTGGGCCGCCGTTGCTAGGGAGCACATTGACAAACTCCGAGTTGCGCCAGAAAAGCTGCGGGACCTGGAACACAAAA ttgTAAAACAGTTCCAGGAGTACACAGAACCGGGCAGTGGGGAGGACGGCACACCACAGAGAAGGAGTGAAGAAGAAGAGAGTGTGCTGCTGCCATTAGGAGAcaacacacttacacacaaccTGGGAATACCAGTGGTGGTTGTCTGCACTAag TGTGACGCTATCAGCACACTGGAGAAGGAGTACGACTACAGAGACGAACACCTGGACTTCATCCAGTCCCACATCAGACATTTCTGTCTGCAAT ATGGGGCCTCTCTGCTTTACACATCAGTGAAGGAGATGAAGAACTTGGACATCCTGTACAAATATCTTGTCCACAGACTCTACGGTTTTCCCTTCCACTGCCCGGCTCTCGTGGTGGAAAGAGATGCCATCTTCAT TCCGTCAGGCTGGGACAATGAGAAAAAGATTGCCATACTTCACGAGAACTTCCAGACAGTAAAAGCAGACGACACTTATGAGGAAGTAATAATCAAACCACCAGTTAGAAAG ATTGTTCATGAAAAGGAGATTCAGGCAGAAGATGACCAAGTTTTTCTCGTAAAGCTGCAG TCGCTGCTTGCCAAACAACCCGCTGTCACAGCAGGGCGGCCAGTG GACACCACCAGCAGGGCACCCACAGGCTCCCCAAGGACGAGTAATCGCTCTGCAGCGGCCAATGTAGCAAATGCCATGCCTCAGTCAG GTCAGACCAGTGAGGGTGTGCTGGCCAACTTCTTCAACAGTCTACTGACAAAGAAAGCGGGCACAGGGGGGCCCGGGACACCAGGTGGTGGTAACAACACTCCAGGAACTGTACGGAAGTCAG GTTCCAAGCTGGGCCTGACTGACGTCCAGGCAGACCTGGATCGCATATCCAACCGGGAGACGGACTCAGACTTGTCCAATGCCAACGAGACCCCTGCCACTGACGGCCAGGACACATGA
- the dync1li1 gene encoding cytoplasmic dynein 1 light intermediate chain 1 isoform X1: MATSGRSALLSSTSTGPKSTLENSNQEEDDGQNLWSAILSEVSTHSRSKLPSGRNVLVMGEVGSGKSTLVTKLQGVEEYMKGRGLEYFYFSVHDDDIDDQTRCNVWVLDGDLYHKGLQGVAVPVDSIENTLLLITIDMSRPWNALDSLQKWAAVAREHIDKLRVAPEKLRDLEHKIVKQFQEYTEPGSGEDGTPQRRSEEEESVLLPLGDNTLTHNLGIPVVVVCTKCDAISTLEKEYDYRDEHLDFIQSHIRHFCLQYGASLLYTSVKEMKNLDILYKYLVHRLYGFPFHCPALVVERDAIFIPSGWDNEKKIAILHENFQTVKADDTYEEVIIKPPVRKIVHEKEIQAEDDQVFLVKLQSLLAKQPAVTAGRPVDTTSRAPTGSPRTSNRSAAANVANAMPQSGQTSEGVLANFFNSLLTKKAGTGGPGTPGGGNNTPGTVRKSGSKLGLTDVQADLDRISNRETDSDLSNANETPATDGQDT; this comes from the exons ATGGCGACTTCTGGGAGGAGTGCATTATTATCCTCCACCTCAACTGGACCTAAGAGCACATTGGAGAACTCCAACCAAGAAGAGGATGATGGACAGAACCTATG gtcCGCCATCCTGAGTGAAGTGTCTACCCATTCAAGATCAAAGCTACCGTCTGGGAGAAATGTCCTGGTCATGG GTGAGGTGGGCTCAGGGAAGAGCACCCTGGTTACAAAGCTACAGGGGGTTGAGGAGTACATGAAAGGGCGTGGCCTGGAATATTTCTATTTCAGTGTCCATGACGATGACATTGATG ACCAAACAAGATGTAACGTGTGGGTGTTGGACGGAGACCTTTACCATAAAGGTCTTCAGGGAGTAGCCGTTCCAGTGGACTCTATTGAAAACACGTTGCTATTGATAACGATTGACATGTCACGGCCGTGGAACGCCCTGGACTCCCTCCAGAAGTGGGCCGCCGTTGCTAGGGAGCACATTGACAAACTCCGAGTTGCGCCAGAAAAGCTGCGGGACCTGGAACACAAAA ttgTAAAACAGTTCCAGGAGTACACAGAACCGGGCAGTGGGGAGGACGGCACACCACAGAGAAGGAGTGAAGAAGAAGAGAGTGTGCTGCTGCCATTAGGAGAcaacacacttacacacaaccTGGGAATACCAGTGGTGGTTGTCTGCACTAag TGTGACGCTATCAGCACACTGGAGAAGGAGTACGACTACAGAGACGAACACCTGGACTTCATCCAGTCCCACATCAGACATTTCTGTCTGCAAT ATGGGGCCTCTCTGCTTTACACATCAGTGAAGGAGATGAAGAACTTGGACATCCTGTACAAATATCTTGTCCACAGACTCTACGGTTTTCCCTTCCACTGCCCGGCTCTCGTGGTGGAAAGAGATGCCATCTTCAT TCCGTCAGGCTGGGACAATGAGAAAAAGATTGCCATACTTCACGAGAACTTCCAGACAGTAAAAGCAGACGACACTTATGAGGAAGTAATAATCAAACCACCAGTTAGAAAG ATTGTTCATGAAAAGGAGATTCAGGCAGAAGATGACCAAGTTTTTCTCGTAAAGCTGCAG TCGCTGCTTGCCAAACAACCCGCTGTCACAGCAGGGCGGCCAGTG GACACCACCAGCAGGGCACCCACAGGCTCCCCAAGGACGAGTAATCGCTCTGCAGCGGCCAATGTAGCAAATGCCATGCCTCAGTCAG GTCAGACCAGTGAGGGTGTGCTGGCCAACTTCTTCAACAGTCTACTGACAAAGAAAGCGGGCACAGGGGGGCCCGGGACACCAGGTGGTGGTAACAACACTCCAGGAACTGTACGGAAGTCAG GTTCCAAGCTGGGCCTGACTGACGTCCAGGCAGACCTGGATCGCATATCCAACCGGGAGACGGACTCAGACTTGTCCAATGCCAACGAGACCCCTGCCACTGACGGCCAGGACACATGA
- the LOC121656757 gene encoding catenin beta-1-like, which translates to MATQSDLMELDMAMGDSKAAVSQWQQQSYLDSGIQSGVTTTAPSLSGKGNPDAEEEDPTLYDWEFNQPFTPEATDIEGYAMTRAQRVRAAMFPETLEEGIQIPPTQLDAAHPTAVQRLAEPSQMLKHAVVNLINYQDDAELATRAIPELTKLLNDEDQVVVNKAAVMVHQLSKKEASRHALMRSPQMVSAVVRAMQNTGDVETARCSAGTLHNLSHHREGLLAIFKSGGIPALVKMLGSPVDSVLFYAITTLHNLLLHQEGAKMAVRLAGGLQKMVALLSNTNVKFLAITTDCLQILAYGNQESKLIILASGGPQALVNIMRTFTYEKLLWTTSRVLKVLSVCSSNKPAIVEAGGMQALGLHLTDPSQRLVQNCLWTLRNLSDAATKQEGMEGLLGTLVQLLGSDDINVVTCAAGILSNLTCNNYSNKLMVCQVGGIEALVRTVLRAGDREDITEPAVCALRHLTSRHQDAEMAQNAVRLHYGLPVVVKLLHPPSHWPLIKATVGLIRNLALCPANHSALREQGAIPRLVQLLVRAHQDTQRRTSMGGNQQQFVEGVRMEEIVEGCTGALHILARDVHNRIVIRGLNTIPLFVQLLYSPVENIQRVAAGVLCELAQDKEAAEAIEAEGATAPLTELLHSRNEGVATYAAAVLFRMSEDKPQDYKKRLSVELTSSLFRTEPMAWNDTGDLGLEIGAQGDPLAYRQDDGAYRAYPPAYGQDSLLDPMMEGADYHADTLPDLGHHTDPLPDLGHTQDLMDSNQLAWFDTDL; encoded by the exons ATGGCTACCCAGT ctgatTTGATGGAGTTGGACATGGCTATGGGAGACAGTAAGGCTGCTGTGAGCCAGTGGCAACAGCAGTCCTATCTGGATTCAGGAATTCAGTCTGGTGTCACCACCACTGCTCCATCCCTGAGTGGCAAGGGGAACCCTGATGCTGAAGAAGAAGATCCAACTCTCTATGACTGGGAGTTCAACCAACCCTTCACTCCTGAGGCTACAG ataTTGAGGGGTATGCCATGACCCGGGCCCAGCGTGTGCGTGCTGCCATGTTCCCTGAGACTTTGGAAGAGGGCATTCAGATTCCACCTACCCAGCTGGATGCAGCCCACCCAACGGCGGTGCAGCGTCTGGCAGAGCCCTCTCAGATGCTAAAGCACGCTGTAGTTAACCTTATTAACTATCAAGATGATGCTGAGCTGGCCACTCGTGCCATACCTGAGCTCACCAAACTGCTCAATGATGAGGACCAG GTTGTTGTGAATAAAGCCGCTGTAATGGTGCATCAGTTGTCAAAGAAGGAGGCATCGCGCCATGCCCTCATGCGTTCACCGCAGATGGTTTCAGCAGTTGTTCGTGCCATGCAAAACACTGGTGATGTGGAAACTGCTCGTTGCTCTGCAGGCACCTTACACAATCTTTCCCACCATCGTGAGGGACTCCTTGCAATCTTTAAATCTGGAGGTATCCCTGCCCTGGTCAAGATGTTGGG CTCACCGGTGGACAGTGTTTTGTTCTATGCCATCACCACACTTCACAACCTGTTGTTGCACCAGGAAGGGGCCAAAATGGCAGTGCGCCTAGCTGGGGGCCTCCAAAagatggtggcgctgttgtctAACACCAATGTTAAGTTCTTGGCAATCACTACCGACTGTCTGCAGATCCTGGCATATGGCAATCAGGAAAGCAAG TTGATAATTCTGGCCAGTGGTGGCCCCCAGGCCCTGGTCAACATCATGAGGACCTTCACATATGAGAAACTGCTGTGGACCACAAGCAGAGTGCTTAAGGTGCTCTCTGTTTGCTCAAGCAACAAGCCTGCCATTGTTGAAGCTG GAGGCATGCAGGCTCTAGGGCTTCATCTGACAGATCCAAGCCAGCGTCTGGTCCAAAactgtctgtggactctgagAAATCTTTCTGATGCTGCCACTAAACAG GAGGGGATGGAGGGTCTCCTGGGGACCCTGGTCCAGCTGCTGGGCAGTGATGACATCAATGTGGTGACATGTGCTGCTGGCATTCTCTCCAACCTGACTTGCAACAACTACAGTAACAAACTTATGGTCTGCCAG GTTGGCGGCATCGAGGCTTTAGTGCGAACAGTGCTTCGGGCTGGTGACAGGGAGGACATCACCGAGCCAGCGGTCTGTGCTCTGCGCCACTTGACCTCCCGCCACCAGGATGCTGAGATGGCCCAGAATGCTGTGCGTCTTCACTATGGCCTGCCTGTGGTAGTGAAACTACTGCACCCTCCATCCCACTGGCCATTGATCAAA gcAACAGTTGGTCTTATTCGCAACCTGGCTCTCTGCCCAGCTAATCACAGTGCTTTGCGGGAGCAGGGTGCCATCCCCCGACTGGTCCAGCTGCTCGTCAGAGCTCACCAGGACACCCAGAGGCGCACCAGCATGGGAGGCAACCAACAGCAGTTTGTT GAGGGTGTGCGTATGGAGGAAATAGTGGAAGGGTGCACAGGAGCTCTGCACATCCTGGCCCGCGATGTCCACAACAGAATTGTTATCAGAGGGCTTAACACCATTCCACTCTTTGTCCAG TTGCTGTATTCTCCAGTGGAGAATATCCAGCGTGTTGCAGCAGGTGTGCTGTGCGAATTGGCCCAGGACAAGGAAGCTGCTGAGGCAATCGAAGCTGAAGGAGCCACTGCACCACTCACCGAGTTGCTGCACTCCCGCAACGAGGGCGTTG CAACTTATGCTGCAGCTGTCTTGTTCCGCATGTCTGAGGACAAACCCCAGGACTACAAGAAACGTCTGTCAGTGGAACTGACCAGCTCTTTGTTCAGGACTGAACCCATGGCCTGGAATGAT ACTGGAGACCTGGGACTGGAAATTGGAGCACAGGGCGACCCCCTGGCTTACAGGCAGGATG